In one window of Gudongella oleilytica DNA:
- a CDS encoding putative quinol monooxygenase has protein sequence MKKVVIQVNYVVKEDKLEEFIQLLRKNSENSLAEPGCLNYEAAVNGNRVFLYEKYTSMEAFEYHKSTPHFAFFGPAIADLLESKEIMIFEAI, from the coding sequence ATGAAAAAGGTGGTTATACAGGTCAATTACGTTGTAAAAGAGGACAAACTCGAGGAATTTATTCAGCTGTTAAGAAAGAATTCGGAAAACAGCCTGGCAGAGCCTGGGTGCTTGAATTATGAGGCAGCCGTAAATGGGAACAGGGTATTCCTGTATGAGAAGTACACAAGCATGGAGGCCTTTGAATATCACAAGTCGACGCCTCATTTCGCATTCTTCGGACCTGCAATTGCAGATCTTCTTGAAAGCAAGGAAATTATGATTTTCGAAGCAATTTGA
- the mtnK gene encoding S-methyl-5-thioribose kinase: MTRFEEHFRMRENDIVEYVKEKLDFFGPNELLRCEEIGDGNINYVFRVTSMDSTRSLIVKHADIADRSCGDPLAVDRNRIEANALIHQGVLSPGMVPKVYHFDPVMCCLVMEDLSDHKILRDELIDYRTFDNLGRDLAEFLVDTLLPSTDMIMDQLEKKRLVKEYINPELCEITERLVFTEPFLNGRGKNSLTALDEGFADRELYSDKSLHLEAAKLKMDFLTKAQSLIHGDLHTGSIFIKEGSVKVIDPEFAFFGPMGYDVGNIIANLFFPLIRATVDRSGDENKEIFIYWVQDTIREFIESFRLGFLLKLKVNAREPFAEDENVREWYLEEVLKDSTGIAGLELIRRTIGAAKVKDITTIKDEGERAMAERLCISLGKELILSRDRIMDSDSYFEAFKRAQSH; encoded by the coding sequence ATGACAAGATTTGAAGAGCATTTCAGAATGAGGGAGAACGATATTGTTGAATATGTGAAGGAGAAGCTGGATTTTTTTGGACCTAATGAGCTGCTTCGTTGTGAGGAAATAGGTGATGGGAATATCAACTATGTTTTCAGAGTAACCAGCATGGACTCAACAAGATCCCTGATAGTAAAGCATGCAGATATTGCTGACAGATCCTGCGGTGACCCGCTTGCCGTGGATAGAAACAGGATAGAAGCCAATGCTTTGATCCATCAAGGCGTCCTTTCTCCAGGGATGGTCCCTAAGGTATATCATTTTGACCCAGTCATGTGCTGCCTTGTTATGGAGGATCTATCTGACCATAAAATCCTTAGGGATGAGCTTATTGATTATAGAACCTTCGACAATTTAGGCAGAGATTTAGCTGAATTCCTGGTGGATACTCTCTTGCCATCTACTGATATGATTATGGACCAACTGGAAAAGAAGCGTCTTGTTAAGGAGTATATCAACCCTGAGTTGTGTGAAATCACAGAAAGGCTGGTTTTTACTGAGCCATTTTTAAATGGGAGAGGAAAAAACAGCCTAACAGCTCTGGATGAAGGGTTCGCCGACAGAGAGCTTTATTCTGATAAATCCCTTCATCTCGAGGCTGCAAAATTAAAGATGGATTTCCTTACAAAGGCACAATCACTTATTCATGGGGATCTTCATACCGGTTCAATATTCATAAAGGAAGGGTCTGTAAAGGTAATAGACCCTGAGTTTGCTTTCTTTGGACCTATGGGCTACGATGTCGGGAATATAATAGCTAATCTGTTCTTTCCGCTGATAAGGGCAACAGTAGACCGCTCAGGCGATGAAAACAAAGAGATTTTCATATATTGGGTTCAGGACACTATCAGGGAGTTTATTGAAAGCTTCAGGCTGGGATTCTTGCTTAAGCTAAAGGTGAATGCCAGGGAGCCTTTTGCTGAGGACGAAAATGTCAGAGAGTGGTATCTTGAGGAAGTGCTTAAGGATTCTACAGGTATCGCAGGGCTGGAGCTGATACGAAGGACTATCGGAGCTGCCAAGGTTAAGGATATAACCACAATCAAGGACGAAGGAGAGCGTGCCATGGCAGAAAGGCTATGTATTTCTTTAGGCAAGGAGCTGATACTAAGCAGAGACAGGATAATGGACAGCGACTCGTATTTTGAAGCCTTTAAGAGAGCTCAGAGCCACTGA
- a CDS encoding LTA synthase family protein: protein MNTLVLSVLFFLSIIYLETVLRLFTSTLSHSNGFLYTSLFGSVFAIFLGILTSLSGSEFVAAALLFILGFLYASQLVYYKIFRTFYIVYSAGHAGKVMEFAREAIYMILENIRLILLMFLPFALYITIGKSLEIKAFDSGQIVILLAFAAVLHILGIVAVNQGSRNVNSAYNLYYNIHHPEMSVNNLGLLTYMRLDLKRSLLGWEPKELGSGKAIVVISKNNPGDTSGSTEEKSVKAKPNTMEIDFVHLAQNERDPQLKKLHSYFSTIEPTTKNQFTGMFEGYNLIFITAEGFSYLGIDPVVTPTLYKMYNGGFRFENFYTALWGVSTSDGEYVATTGLIPKSGVWSYMRSKDNLLPFTMGNQLKRLGYITKAYHNHSYDYYDRHLSHPNAGYEYKGLGNGLNVTKTWPESDLEMMELTLPEYIGNQPFHAYYMTVSGHMRYTFKGNFIANKNKKVVKNLSYPDGAKAYLATQVELDRALEYLLTELERAGLAEKTLFALSADHYPYALEKRQLDALAGHEIEETFELYKNAFLLYAPGMKPIRIEKPGSSLDILPTISNLMGLDYDSRLLMGRDLLSDSKPLVILYDRSFITDKGIFNSKYSKFEALGEFADESPETKEEYRREISAIIEEKFYYSAKILELDYYRKIMEQ, encoded by the coding sequence ATGAACACTTTGGTCCTGTCAGTATTGTTTTTTCTTTCCATCATATATCTTGAAACTGTTTTAAGACTATTTACATCAACTTTAAGTCATTCAAACGGCTTTTTGTACACTTCATTATTTGGCTCAGTTTTTGCAATATTCCTCGGAATATTGACATCACTGTCGGGGAGTGAGTTTGTTGCCGCAGCGCTATTGTTCATTTTGGGATTCCTCTATGCATCCCAGCTGGTCTACTATAAGATATTCAGAACCTTTTATATTGTCTATTCTGCAGGTCATGCCGGCAAGGTAATGGAATTTGCCAGGGAAGCGATTTATATGATACTGGAGAATATCCGTCTCATACTTCTAATGTTCCTTCCATTTGCTTTGTATATTACTATTGGAAAATCATTGGAGATAAAAGCCTTTGATTCTGGTCAAATAGTTATTCTGCTTGCATTTGCTGCTGTATTACACATTCTTGGCATAGTCGCAGTAAATCAGGGCAGCAGGAACGTGAACTCAGCATATAACCTATACTACAATATTCATCACCCTGAGATGTCAGTCAATAATCTAGGTCTTTTGACCTATATGAGGCTGGACCTTAAGAGGTCATTGCTGGGTTGGGAACCAAAGGAGCTTGGGAGCGGGAAAGCAATAGTTGTTATATCTAAAAATAATCCTGGTGACACTTCTGGATCAACTGAGGAGAAATCAGTAAAGGCGAAACCAAATACTATGGAAATCGACTTTGTCCATCTGGCACAGAATGAGAGGGATCCGCAGCTTAAAAAGCTTCATTCCTACTTCAGCACAATTGAACCGACTACAAAAAATCAATTCACAGGAATGTTCGAGGGTTATAATCTAATATTCATAACCGCTGAAGGGTTTTCTTACCTGGGCATCGATCCTGTGGTAACTCCTACACTTTATAAGATGTACAATGGGGGCTTCAGATTTGAAAACTTCTACACAGCACTTTGGGGAGTGAGTACCTCAGATGGAGAATACGTTGCAACTACCGGTCTCATTCCAAAGAGCGGCGTTTGGAGCTACATGCGATCCAAGGACAACCTGTTGCCCTTTACCATGGGTAATCAGCTGAAAAGACTTGGATATATTACAAAGGCATACCATAACCACTCCTATGACTATTATGACCGACATCTTTCACACCCAAATGCAGGTTATGAGTATAAGGGCTTGGGTAACGGGTTAAACGTAACAAAGACCTGGCCTGAATCCGATCTTGAAATGATGGAGCTTACTCTTCCAGAATACATCGGGAATCAGCCATTCCATGCCTATTATATGACTGTCAGCGGACATATGAGGTATACCTTCAAAGGCAATTTTATTGCTAATAAGAACAAGAAAGTAGTTAAAAATCTTTCATATCCAGATGGAGCAAAAGCTTACCTTGCAACACAGGTGGAGCTGGACAGGGCACTTGAGTATCTTTTGACAGAGCTGGAAAGGGCTGGACTGGCAGAAAAGACTCTTTTTGCGCTTAGTGCAGATCACTACCCTTATGCGCTTGAAAAAAGACAGCTTGATGCTCTTGCAGGTCATGAAATAGAAGAGACCTTTGAGCTCTATAAAAATGCTTTTCTTCTCTATGCTCCTGGGATGAAGCCTATAAGGATAGAAAAACCTGGTTCAAGCCTTGATATTCTTCCGACTATTTCAAATCTTATGGGGCTTGACTATGATTCACGACTCTTGATGGGCAGGGATCTTTTATCTGATTCCAAACCCCTTGTGATACTCTATGACAGGAGCTTTATTACAGACAAGGGAATATTTAACTCCAAATATTCCAAGTTTGAAGCCTTAGGTGAGTTTGCAGATGAAAGCCCCGAAACTAAGGAGGAATACCGAAGAGAGATCTCAGCTATTATTGAGGAGAAATTCTACTACTCAGCTAAGATCCTGGAGCTCGATTACTATAGAAAAATAATGGAGCAATGA
- a CDS encoding D-2-hydroxyacid dehydrogenase yields the protein MKIVVLDGYTLNPGDLSWEGFEKLGDLKVYDRTAYDLSNSELVIDRGRDADAILLNKTLLNRDMMDHMPYLKYVGVLATGFNIVDVEAAREKGITVTNIPTYGTNAVAQMAIALLLELCHHVGSHSDAVANGEWESNPDWSFWKYPLVELAGKTMGIIGYGRIGRTVGGITKALGMKVIAMANSPDPSLEDDMMRYGNLEELLRESDVISLHCPLTESTQGIINKDTIAKMKDGVMIINNSRGQLIVEEDLRDALNSGKVAGAALDVVSSEPIKSDNPLLQARNCIITPHISWAPKEARTRLMDLALENLKRYLEGSPINVVNK from the coding sequence ATGAAAATAGTGGTTCTTGACGGATATACGTTGAATCCCGGGGACCTTTCCTGGGAAGGATTTGAAAAACTTGGTGATCTCAAGGTTTATGACAGGACTGCCTATGATCTTTCAAATAGTGAGCTCGTAATCGACAGAGGCAGGGATGCAGATGCTATACTTCTAAACAAGACCCTGCTCAACAGGGATATGATGGATCATATGCCTTATTTGAAGTATGTTGGAGTTCTGGCTACAGGCTTTAATATAGTGGATGTTGAAGCTGCAAGAGAAAAGGGGATCACTGTAACAAATATTCCCACTTATGGAACAAATGCGGTAGCACAGATGGCAATCGCGCTTTTATTGGAGCTTTGTCATCATGTAGGGTCTCATAGTGATGCAGTTGCCAATGGAGAATGGGAGTCGAACCCTGATTGGTCATTCTGGAAATATCCGTTGGTCGAATTGGCGGGTAAGACAATGGGGATCATAGGCTACGGAAGGATTGGAAGGACAGTGGGAGGAATAACTAAGGCCCTTGGAATGAAGGTTATTGCTATGGCAAACTCACCGGATCCTTCACTTGAGGATGATATGATGCGATATGGAAACCTCGAGGAACTGCTTAGAGAGTCTGATGTGATAAGCCTTCACTGCCCTCTTACAGAATCCACCCAAGGAATAATAAATAAGGACACAATAGCCAAAATGAAGGATGGAGTCATGATTATTAATAATTCAAGGGGACAGCTGATCGTTGAGGAGGACTTGAGGGATGCTCTAAATAGCGGTAAGGTTGCCGGAGCAGCCCTTGATGTTGTTTCATCCGAGCCGATAAAGTCCGATAATCCATTGCTTCAAGCCAGGAATTGTATAATCACTCCGCATATTTCATGGGCTCCAAAGGAGGCCAGGACCAGACTTATGGATCTGGCTCTTGAAAACCTGAAAAGATATCTTGAAGGTTCTCCAATAAACGTAGTAAACAAATAA
- the thpR gene encoding RNA 2',3'-cyclic phosphodiesterase: protein MRLFIGIDFSDETIKLIESTIRKLEVIADKGRFVRPDLIHLTVEFLGEVEPGRLTELQELMKSIKFEPFYIRPFGLGTFKRREGDILWIGIEESQELQLLWDKLHKTLMAAGFKVEERPYIPHITLGRKVRLSSDIKEIESNMSQAMPKSLVDRIHIFHSTSKNGRLEYIKIHSGEIQK, encoded by the coding sequence ATGAGGCTTTTTATAGGTATCGATTTTAGTGATGAAACTATTAAGCTTATTGAATCCACAATAAGAAAGCTTGAAGTTATAGCCGATAAGGGAAGGTTTGTAAGACCAGATCTCATACACTTAACTGTAGAATTCCTGGGAGAGGTTGAACCGGGGAGATTAACTGAGCTTCAGGAGCTTATGAAAAGCATTAAGTTTGAGCCTTTCTACATAAGACCATTCGGATTAGGCACATTTAAAAGACGAGAGGGGGATATATTGTGGATCGGAATCGAGGAAAGCCAGGAGCTCCAATTGCTTTGGGATAAGCTTCATAAAACTCTTATGGCTGCAGGCTTTAAGGTCGAAGAACGACCCTATATCCCTCATATAACACTGGGGAGAAAGGTAAGGCTATCTTCAGATATTAAGGAAATCGAGAGCAATATGTCACAGGCTATGCCAAAGTCTTTGGTAGATAGGATCCATATTTTTCATTCAACAAGTAAAAATGGACGTTTGGAATATATCAAGATACATAGTGGCGAAATTCAGAAATAA